In Cyclopterus lumpus isolate fCycLum1 chromosome 17, fCycLum1.pri, whole genome shotgun sequence, a genomic segment contains:
- the gpt2l gene encoding alanine aminotransferase 2-like isoform X1, which produces MSATRMQWLSPRNLRLLNPGRNESLRRGGSGCRSLTLPLSPGRALSGPSATRRGLPKEKMTENRAPPRAKVLTIDTMNPTVRKVEYAVRGPIVQRALELERELSEGMKKPFVEVIKANIGDAHAMGQQPITFFRQVLALCSYPELLNDSTFPEDAKSRARRILQSCGGNSMGSYSASQGIDAVRQDVARYIERRDGGVPCDPDNVYLTTGASDGIVTMLKLLVCGEGATRTGVMISIPQYPLYSAALAELAAVQVNYYLNEEKCWSMDLGELQRSLEEARRHCNPRALCVINPGNPTGQVQSRQCIEDVIRFAAKERLFLMADEVYQDNVYADGCQFHSFKKVLFDMGPEYSDAVELASFHSTSKCYMGECGFRGGYMEIINMDEEVKAQLTKLVSVRLCPPVPGQALMDLVVNPPQPGEPSHDKFIKERTATLSALAEKAELTEQVLNTVPGISCNPVQGAMYSFPRITIPEKAVKEATDKGQQPDMFYCMKLLEETGICLVPGSGFGQREGTHHFRMTILPPKDKLTILLNKVKEFHQRFTQQYS; this is translated from the exons ATGTCTGCCACGCGGATGCAGTGGCTGTCGCCCCGAAACCTGCGGCTTTTGAACCCGGGGCGAAACGAGTCGCTCCGGCGCGGCGGCTCCGGGTGCCGCTCGctcacccttcctctgtcccccGGCAGAGCGCTGTCCGGCCCGAGTGCGACGCGGCGCGGACTCCCCAAGGAGAAGATGACCGAGAACAGAGCGCCGCCGCGGGCCAAGGTGTTGACCATCGACACCATGAACCCCACCGTGAGGAAGGTGGAGTACGCCGTGCGGGGGCCCATCGTGCAGCGGGCCctggagctggagagggagCTGTCTGAG GGAATGAAGAAGCCCTTTGTGGAGGTCATCAAGGCCAACATCGGCGACGCTCACGCCATGGGCCAGCAGCCAATCACGTTCTTCCGACAG GTCTTGGCGCTGTGCTCCTACCCTGAACTTCTAAACGACAGCACATTCCCAGAGGATGCTAAAAGTAGAGCCCGCCGCATTCTCCAGTCCTGCGGAGGGAACAGCATGG GTTCCTACAGTGCCAGTCAGGGCATCGACGCCGTGCGTCAGGACGTGGCGCGCTACATTGAGCGAAGAGACGGCGGCGTGCCGTGCGACCCGGACAACGTTTACCTCACCACGGGGGCCAGCGACGGCATCGTG ACCATGCTGAAGCTGCTGGTGTGCGGCGAGGGCGCGACCCGTACCGGAGTCATGATCTCCATTCCTCAGTATCCCCTGTACTCGGCCGCGCTCGCCGAACTGGCCGCCGTGCAGGTCAACTACTACCTCAACGAGGAGAAGTGCTGGAGCATGGACCTCGGCGAGCTGCAGCGCTCCCTGGAGGAGGCCCGGCGCCACTGCAACCCGCGGGCCCTGTGCGTCATCAACCCCGGAAACCCCACCG GTCAGGTTCAGAGCAGACAGTGCATCGAGGACGTGATCCGATTCGCGGCGAAGGAGCGTCTCTTCCTCATGGCTGATGAG GTGTACCAGGACAACGTGTACGCCGACGGCTGCCAGTTCCACTCTTTCAAGAAGGTTCTGTTCGACATGGGGCCGGAGTACTCGGACGCAGTGGAGCTGGCGTCCTTCCACTCCACCTCCAAATGCTACATGGGAGA gTGTGGCTTCCGCGGAGGCTACATGGAGATCATCAACATGGACGAGGAGGTGAAGGCCCAGCTGACGAAGCTGGTGTCGGTCCGTCTGTGCCCCCCTGTACCCGGACAGGCTCTCATGGACCTGGTGGTCAACCCCCCGCAGCCCGGGGAACCCTCGCACGACAAGTTCATCAAG GAGCGCACGGCCACGCTAAGCGCCTTAGCCGAGAAGGCCGAGCTCACGGAGCAGGTTCTCAACACTGTTCCCGGCATCAGCTGCAACCCCGTGCAGGGCGCCATGTACTCCTTCCCTCGCATAACCATCCCGGAAAAGGCCGTCAAAGAGGCCACG GACAAAGGTCAGCAGCCGGACATGTTTTACTGCatgaagctgctggaggagacggGGATCTGCCTGGTACCCGGGAGTGGCTTTGGTCAGAGGGAGGGCACCCACCACTTCAG AATGACCATCTTGCCACCGAAAGACAAGCTGACGATCCTGCTGAACAAAGTCAAGGAGTTCCACCAGAGGTTCACACAGCAGTATTCTTAA
- the gpt2l gene encoding alanine aminotransferase 2-like isoform X2 yields MTENRAPPRAKVLTIDTMNPTVRKVEYAVRGPIVQRALELERELSEGMKKPFVEVIKANIGDAHAMGQQPITFFRQVLALCSYPELLNDSTFPEDAKSRARRILQSCGGNSMGSYSASQGIDAVRQDVARYIERRDGGVPCDPDNVYLTTGASDGIVTMLKLLVCGEGATRTGVMISIPQYPLYSAALAELAAVQVNYYLNEEKCWSMDLGELQRSLEEARRHCNPRALCVINPGNPTGQVQSRQCIEDVIRFAAKERLFLMADEVYQDNVYADGCQFHSFKKVLFDMGPEYSDAVELASFHSTSKCYMGECGFRGGYMEIINMDEEVKAQLTKLVSVRLCPPVPGQALMDLVVNPPQPGEPSHDKFIKERTATLSALAEKAELTEQVLNTVPGISCNPVQGAMYSFPRITIPEKAVKEATDKGQQPDMFYCMKLLEETGICLVPGSGFGQREGTHHFRMTILPPKDKLTILLNKVKEFHQRFTQQYS; encoded by the exons ATGACCGAGAACAGAGCGCCGCCGCGGGCCAAGGTGTTGACCATCGACACCATGAACCCCACCGTGAGGAAGGTGGAGTACGCCGTGCGGGGGCCCATCGTGCAGCGGGCCctggagctggagagggagCTGTCTGAG GGAATGAAGAAGCCCTTTGTGGAGGTCATCAAGGCCAACATCGGCGACGCTCACGCCATGGGCCAGCAGCCAATCACGTTCTTCCGACAG GTCTTGGCGCTGTGCTCCTACCCTGAACTTCTAAACGACAGCACATTCCCAGAGGATGCTAAAAGTAGAGCCCGCCGCATTCTCCAGTCCTGCGGAGGGAACAGCATGG GTTCCTACAGTGCCAGTCAGGGCATCGACGCCGTGCGTCAGGACGTGGCGCGCTACATTGAGCGAAGAGACGGCGGCGTGCCGTGCGACCCGGACAACGTTTACCTCACCACGGGGGCCAGCGACGGCATCGTG ACCATGCTGAAGCTGCTGGTGTGCGGCGAGGGCGCGACCCGTACCGGAGTCATGATCTCCATTCCTCAGTATCCCCTGTACTCGGCCGCGCTCGCCGAACTGGCCGCCGTGCAGGTCAACTACTACCTCAACGAGGAGAAGTGCTGGAGCATGGACCTCGGCGAGCTGCAGCGCTCCCTGGAGGAGGCCCGGCGCCACTGCAACCCGCGGGCCCTGTGCGTCATCAACCCCGGAAACCCCACCG GTCAGGTTCAGAGCAGACAGTGCATCGAGGACGTGATCCGATTCGCGGCGAAGGAGCGTCTCTTCCTCATGGCTGATGAG GTGTACCAGGACAACGTGTACGCCGACGGCTGCCAGTTCCACTCTTTCAAGAAGGTTCTGTTCGACATGGGGCCGGAGTACTCGGACGCAGTGGAGCTGGCGTCCTTCCACTCCACCTCCAAATGCTACATGGGAGA gTGTGGCTTCCGCGGAGGCTACATGGAGATCATCAACATGGACGAGGAGGTGAAGGCCCAGCTGACGAAGCTGGTGTCGGTCCGTCTGTGCCCCCCTGTACCCGGACAGGCTCTCATGGACCTGGTGGTCAACCCCCCGCAGCCCGGGGAACCCTCGCACGACAAGTTCATCAAG GAGCGCACGGCCACGCTAAGCGCCTTAGCCGAGAAGGCCGAGCTCACGGAGCAGGTTCTCAACACTGTTCCCGGCATCAGCTGCAACCCCGTGCAGGGCGCCATGTACTCCTTCCCTCGCATAACCATCCCGGAAAAGGCCGTCAAAGAGGCCACG GACAAAGGTCAGCAGCCGGACATGTTTTACTGCatgaagctgctggaggagacggGGATCTGCCTGGTACCCGGGAGTGGCTTTGGTCAGAGGGAGGGCACCCACCACTTCAG AATGACCATCTTGCCACCGAAAGACAAGCTGACGATCCTGCTGAACAAAGTCAAGGAGTTCCACCAGAGGTTCACACAGCAGTATTCTTAA
- the gpt2l gene encoding alanine aminotransferase 2-like isoform X3 gives MKKPFVEVIKANIGDAHAMGQQPITFFRQVLALCSYPELLNDSTFPEDAKSRARRILQSCGGNSMGSYSASQGIDAVRQDVARYIERRDGGVPCDPDNVYLTTGASDGIVTMLKLLVCGEGATRTGVMISIPQYPLYSAALAELAAVQVNYYLNEEKCWSMDLGELQRSLEEARRHCNPRALCVINPGNPTGQVQSRQCIEDVIRFAAKERLFLMADEVYQDNVYADGCQFHSFKKVLFDMGPEYSDAVELASFHSTSKCYMGECGFRGGYMEIINMDEEVKAQLTKLVSVRLCPPVPGQALMDLVVNPPQPGEPSHDKFIKERTATLSALAEKAELTEQVLNTVPGISCNPVQGAMYSFPRITIPEKAVKEATDKGQQPDMFYCMKLLEETGICLVPGSGFGQREGTHHFRMTILPPKDKLTILLNKVKEFHQRFTQQYS, from the exons ATGAAGAAGCCCTTTGTGGAGGTCATCAAGGCCAACATCGGCGACGCTCACGCCATGGGCCAGCAGCCAATCACGTTCTTCCGACAG GTCTTGGCGCTGTGCTCCTACCCTGAACTTCTAAACGACAGCACATTCCCAGAGGATGCTAAAAGTAGAGCCCGCCGCATTCTCCAGTCCTGCGGAGGGAACAGCATGG GTTCCTACAGTGCCAGTCAGGGCATCGACGCCGTGCGTCAGGACGTGGCGCGCTACATTGAGCGAAGAGACGGCGGCGTGCCGTGCGACCCGGACAACGTTTACCTCACCACGGGGGCCAGCGACGGCATCGTG ACCATGCTGAAGCTGCTGGTGTGCGGCGAGGGCGCGACCCGTACCGGAGTCATGATCTCCATTCCTCAGTATCCCCTGTACTCGGCCGCGCTCGCCGAACTGGCCGCCGTGCAGGTCAACTACTACCTCAACGAGGAGAAGTGCTGGAGCATGGACCTCGGCGAGCTGCAGCGCTCCCTGGAGGAGGCCCGGCGCCACTGCAACCCGCGGGCCCTGTGCGTCATCAACCCCGGAAACCCCACCG GTCAGGTTCAGAGCAGACAGTGCATCGAGGACGTGATCCGATTCGCGGCGAAGGAGCGTCTCTTCCTCATGGCTGATGAG GTGTACCAGGACAACGTGTACGCCGACGGCTGCCAGTTCCACTCTTTCAAGAAGGTTCTGTTCGACATGGGGCCGGAGTACTCGGACGCAGTGGAGCTGGCGTCCTTCCACTCCACCTCCAAATGCTACATGGGAGA gTGTGGCTTCCGCGGAGGCTACATGGAGATCATCAACATGGACGAGGAGGTGAAGGCCCAGCTGACGAAGCTGGTGTCGGTCCGTCTGTGCCCCCCTGTACCCGGACAGGCTCTCATGGACCTGGTGGTCAACCCCCCGCAGCCCGGGGAACCCTCGCACGACAAGTTCATCAAG GAGCGCACGGCCACGCTAAGCGCCTTAGCCGAGAAGGCCGAGCTCACGGAGCAGGTTCTCAACACTGTTCCCGGCATCAGCTGCAACCCCGTGCAGGGCGCCATGTACTCCTTCCCTCGCATAACCATCCCGGAAAAGGCCGTCAAAGAGGCCACG GACAAAGGTCAGCAGCCGGACATGTTTTACTGCatgaagctgctggaggagacggGGATCTGCCTGGTACCCGGGAGTGGCTTTGGTCAGAGGGAGGGCACCCACCACTTCAG AATGACCATCTTGCCACCGAAAGACAAGCTGACGATCCTGCTGAACAAAGTCAAGGAGTTCCACCAGAGGTTCACACAGCAGTATTCTTAA
- the fuz gene encoding protein fuzzy homolog isoform X1 — protein MTPPPADAKNESWESVAVETTLLCLTASSGVPLFTRGASKQLPFSVIGSLNGVHMFGAGQGAVLSSCETEGGGKVVWRVFQDSVMLIAVSGGGQGGTGSSKLEEVRLRRLLENVWSCMVLVLGQDELTDVKNVERLKRDLRSCFALIDQLLEERQEGILGNLTHCADSLLPPNPTLLQEALDGFSQAAESEFGCLVVHGRVAAATEKWWRLAPQEVVLLSALMRSLSASGSASCDYPVFLPKGSPTVAHRLLRFQLLPGADVCVLCGPTPSLHRAESGLVGRFWTPLVETLRGCLAIGERCLPGSVSLRPDVLAVLLINRDARRSVSFVRTAADPQPSDPPLPSKARCWELLKLFYIFSTTRYFTQEETLSVSPEERAQRGHSEDFALGFPHQPLQCYLVTEECKSFGLQTPQHQLFLLTPLSVPTFALRALATQTLSDIVAATGF, from the exons ATGACGCCACCCCCCGCCGACGCGAAGAATGAATCATGGGAAAGCGTTGCTGTGGAAACGACG CTCCTCTGCCTCACAGCCAGCAGCGGGGTTCCTCTCTTCACCAGGGGAGCCTCCAAACAGCTGCCCTTCTCCGTCATCGGCTCCCTGAACGGCGTCCACATGTTCGGGGCCGGCCAGGGAGCGGTGCTGTCCTCCTGCGAGACCGAAGGCGGGGGCAAAGTGGTGTGGAGGGTGTTCCAGGACAGCGTGATGCTCATCGCCGTGAGCGGAGGTGGACAGGGCGGTACGGGCAGCAGCAAATTGGAGGAGGTCCGTTTGCGGCGCCTCCTGGAGAACGTGTGGAGCTGCATGGTGCTGGTGTTGGGGCAGGATGAGTTGACCGACGTCAAGAATGTGGAGAGGCTGAAGAGGGACTTGAGGTCCTGCTTCGCCCTCATTgaccagctgctggaggagaggcaAGAGGGCATCCTGGGTAACCTGACGCACTGCGCCGATTCACTGCTGCCGCCAAACCCCACTCTTCTTCAAGAGGCCCTTGATGGCTTCTCTCAGGCGGCGGAGAGCGAGTTCGGCTGCCTCGTCGTCCACGGGCGGGTAGCTGCGGCGACTGAGAAGTGGTGGCGCCTTGCACCGCAGGAGGTCGTGCTGCTCTCCGCCCTGATGCGGTCCCTCTCGGCCTCGGGCTCAGCCTCCTGCGATTACCCGGTCTTCCTTCCCAAGGGCAGCCCCACCGTGGCCCACCGCCTGCTTCGCTTCCAGCTGCTCCCCGGGGCAGACGTGTGCGTGCTGTGCGGCCCGACCCCTTCCCTGCACAGGGCCGAGAGCGGGCTGGTGGGTCGCTTCTGGACGCCCCTTGTGGAGACCCTCAGAGGCTGCCTGGCTATTGGAGAGCGCTGCTTACCCGGTTCCGTATCCCTGCGTCCCGACGTGCTGGCGGTTCTTCTCATCAACCGCGACGCACGTCGCTCGGTCTCTTTCGTGCGGACCGCCGCTGATCCTCAGCCCAGTGACCCTCCGTTGCCCTCCAAGGCCCGCTGCTGGGAGCTACTGAAGCTCTTCTACATCTTCAGCACGACGCGCTACTTCACGCAGGAGGAGACGTTGTCCGTCTCCCCAGAGGAGAGGGCTCAGAGAGGCCACAGTGAAGACTTTGCCCTTGGGTTCCCCCACCAGCCGCTCCAGTGCTATCTAGTCACAGAGGAGTGCAAAAGCTTTGGACTGCAGACGCCACAGCACCAGCTCTTCCTGCTCACCCCACTGTCGGTGCCCACCTTCGCACTGCGCGCGTTGGCCACGCAGACCCTCTCTGATATAGTTGCAGCCACTGGGTTTTAA
- the fuz gene encoding protein fuzzy homolog isoform X4 encodes MNHGKALLWKRRGASKQLPFSVIGSLNGVHMFGAGQGAVLSSCETEGGGKVVWRVFQDSVMLIAVSGGGQGGTGSSKLEEVRLRRLLENVWSCMVLVLGQDELTDVKNVERLKRDLRSCFALIDQLLEERQEGILGNLTHCADSLLPPNPTLLQEALDGFSQAAESEFGCLVVHGRVAAATEKWWRLAPQEVVLLSALMRSLSASGSASCDYPVFLPKGSPTVAHRLLRFQLLPGADVCVLCGPTPSLHRAESGLVGRFWTPLVETLRGCLAIGERCLPGSVSLRPDVLAVLLINRDARRSVSFVRTAADPQPSDPPLPSKARCWELLKLFYIFSTTRYFTQEETLSVSPEERAQRGHSEDFALGFPHQPLQCYLVTEECKSFGLQTPQHQLFLLTPLSVPTFALRALATQTLSDIVAATGF; translated from the exons ATGAATCATGGGAAAGCGTTGCTGTGGAAACGACG GGGAGCCTCCAAACAGCTGCCCTTCTCCGTCATCGGCTCCCTGAACGGCGTCCACATGTTCGGGGCCGGCCAGGGAGCGGTGCTGTCCTCCTGCGAGACCGAAGGCGGGGGCAAAGTGGTGTGGAGGGTGTTCCAGGACAGCGTGATGCTCATCGCCGTGAGCGGAGGTGGACAGGGCGGTACGGGCAGCAGCAAATTGGAGGAGGTCCGTTTGCGGCGCCTCCTGGAGAACGTGTGGAGCTGCATGGTGCTGGTGTTGGGGCAGGATGAGTTGACCGACGTCAAGAATGTGGAGAGGCTGAAGAGGGACTTGAGGTCCTGCTTCGCCCTCATTgaccagctgctggaggagaggcaAGAGGGCATCCTGGGTAACCTGACGCACTGCGCCGATTCACTGCTGCCGCCAAACCCCACTCTTCTTCAAGAGGCCCTTGATGGCTTCTCTCAGGCGGCGGAGAGCGAGTTCGGCTGCCTCGTCGTCCACGGGCGGGTAGCTGCGGCGACTGAGAAGTGGTGGCGCCTTGCACCGCAGGAGGTCGTGCTGCTCTCCGCCCTGATGCGGTCCCTCTCGGCCTCGGGCTCAGCCTCCTGCGATTACCCGGTCTTCCTTCCCAAGGGCAGCCCCACCGTGGCCCACCGCCTGCTTCGCTTCCAGCTGCTCCCCGGGGCAGACGTGTGCGTGCTGTGCGGCCCGACCCCTTCCCTGCACAGGGCCGAGAGCGGGCTGGTGGGTCGCTTCTGGACGCCCCTTGTGGAGACCCTCAGAGGCTGCCTGGCTATTGGAGAGCGCTGCTTACCCGGTTCCGTATCCCTGCGTCCCGACGTGCTGGCGGTTCTTCTCATCAACCGCGACGCACGTCGCTCGGTCTCTTTCGTGCGGACCGCCGCTGATCCTCAGCCCAGTGACCCTCCGTTGCCCTCCAAGGCCCGCTGCTGGGAGCTACTGAAGCTCTTCTACATCTTCAGCACGACGCGCTACTTCACGCAGGAGGAGACGTTGTCCGTCTCCCCAGAGGAGAGGGCTCAGAGAGGCCACAGTGAAGACTTTGCCCTTGGGTTCCCCCACCAGCCGCTCCAGTGCTATCTAGTCACAGAGGAGTGCAAAAGCTTTGGACTGCAGACGCCACAGCACCAGCTCTTCCTGCTCACCCCACTGTCGGTGCCCACCTTCGCACTGCGCGCGTTGGCCACGCAGACCCTCTCTGATATAGTTGCAGCCACTGGGTTTTAA
- the fuz gene encoding protein fuzzy homolog isoform X3 — MGKRCCGNDASSGVPLFTRGASKQLPFSVIGSLNGVHMFGAGQGAVLSSCETEGGGKVVWRVFQDSVMLIAVSGGGQGGTGSSKLEEVRLRRLLENVWSCMVLVLGQDELTDVKNVERLKRDLRSCFALIDQLLEERQEGILGNLTHCADSLLPPNPTLLQEALDGFSQAAESEFGCLVVHGRVAAATEKWWRLAPQEVVLLSALMRSLSASGSASCDYPVFLPKGSPTVAHRLLRFQLLPGADVCVLCGPTPSLHRAESGLVGRFWTPLVETLRGCLAIGERCLPGSVSLRPDVLAVLLINRDARRSVSFVRTAADPQPSDPPLPSKARCWELLKLFYIFSTTRYFTQEETLSVSPEERAQRGHSEDFALGFPHQPLQCYLVTEECKSFGLQTPQHQLFLLTPLSVPTFALRALATQTLSDIVAATGF, encoded by the exons ATGGGAAAGCGTTGCTGTGGAAACGACG CCAGCAGCGGGGTTCCTCTCTTCACCAGGGGAGCCTCCAAACAGCTGCCCTTCTCCGTCATCGGCTCCCTGAACGGCGTCCACATGTTCGGGGCCGGCCAGGGAGCGGTGCTGTCCTCCTGCGAGACCGAAGGCGGGGGCAAAGTGGTGTGGAGGGTGTTCCAGGACAGCGTGATGCTCATCGCCGTGAGCGGAGGTGGACAGGGCGGTACGGGCAGCAGCAAATTGGAGGAGGTCCGTTTGCGGCGCCTCCTGGAGAACGTGTGGAGCTGCATGGTGCTGGTGTTGGGGCAGGATGAGTTGACCGACGTCAAGAATGTGGAGAGGCTGAAGAGGGACTTGAGGTCCTGCTTCGCCCTCATTgaccagctgctggaggagaggcaAGAGGGCATCCTGGGTAACCTGACGCACTGCGCCGATTCACTGCTGCCGCCAAACCCCACTCTTCTTCAAGAGGCCCTTGATGGCTTCTCTCAGGCGGCGGAGAGCGAGTTCGGCTGCCTCGTCGTCCACGGGCGGGTAGCTGCGGCGACTGAGAAGTGGTGGCGCCTTGCACCGCAGGAGGTCGTGCTGCTCTCCGCCCTGATGCGGTCCCTCTCGGCCTCGGGCTCAGCCTCCTGCGATTACCCGGTCTTCCTTCCCAAGGGCAGCCCCACCGTGGCCCACCGCCTGCTTCGCTTCCAGCTGCTCCCCGGGGCAGACGTGTGCGTGCTGTGCGGCCCGACCCCTTCCCTGCACAGGGCCGAGAGCGGGCTGGTGGGTCGCTTCTGGACGCCCCTTGTGGAGACCCTCAGAGGCTGCCTGGCTATTGGAGAGCGCTGCTTACCCGGTTCCGTATCCCTGCGTCCCGACGTGCTGGCGGTTCTTCTCATCAACCGCGACGCACGTCGCTCGGTCTCTTTCGTGCGGACCGCCGCTGATCCTCAGCCCAGTGACCCTCCGTTGCCCTCCAAGGCCCGCTGCTGGGAGCTACTGAAGCTCTTCTACATCTTCAGCACGACGCGCTACTTCACGCAGGAGGAGACGTTGTCCGTCTCCCCAGAGGAGAGGGCTCAGAGAGGCCACAGTGAAGACTTTGCCCTTGGGTTCCCCCACCAGCCGCTCCAGTGCTATCTAGTCACAGAGGAGTGCAAAAGCTTTGGACTGCAGACGCCACAGCACCAGCTCTTCCTGCTCACCCCACTGTCGGTGCCCACCTTCGCACTGCGCGCGTTGGCCACGCAGACCCTCTCTGATATAGTTGCAGCCACTGGGTTTTAA
- the fuz gene encoding protein fuzzy homolog isoform X2, which translates to MMMLQHGSTQLLCLTASSGVPLFTRGASKQLPFSVIGSLNGVHMFGAGQGAVLSSCETEGGGKVVWRVFQDSVMLIAVSGGGQGGTGSSKLEEVRLRRLLENVWSCMVLVLGQDELTDVKNVERLKRDLRSCFALIDQLLEERQEGILGNLTHCADSLLPPNPTLLQEALDGFSQAAESEFGCLVVHGRVAAATEKWWRLAPQEVVLLSALMRSLSASGSASCDYPVFLPKGSPTVAHRLLRFQLLPGADVCVLCGPTPSLHRAESGLVGRFWTPLVETLRGCLAIGERCLPGSVSLRPDVLAVLLINRDARRSVSFVRTAADPQPSDPPLPSKARCWELLKLFYIFSTTRYFTQEETLSVSPEERAQRGHSEDFALGFPHQPLQCYLVTEECKSFGLQTPQHQLFLLTPLSVPTFALRALATQTLSDIVAATGF; encoded by the coding sequence atgatgatgctgcagCATGGCTCCACACAGCTCCTCTGCCTCACAGCCAGCAGCGGGGTTCCTCTCTTCACCAGGGGAGCCTCCAAACAGCTGCCCTTCTCCGTCATCGGCTCCCTGAACGGCGTCCACATGTTCGGGGCCGGCCAGGGAGCGGTGCTGTCCTCCTGCGAGACCGAAGGCGGGGGCAAAGTGGTGTGGAGGGTGTTCCAGGACAGCGTGATGCTCATCGCCGTGAGCGGAGGTGGACAGGGCGGTACGGGCAGCAGCAAATTGGAGGAGGTCCGTTTGCGGCGCCTCCTGGAGAACGTGTGGAGCTGCATGGTGCTGGTGTTGGGGCAGGATGAGTTGACCGACGTCAAGAATGTGGAGAGGCTGAAGAGGGACTTGAGGTCCTGCTTCGCCCTCATTgaccagctgctggaggagaggcaAGAGGGCATCCTGGGTAACCTGACGCACTGCGCCGATTCACTGCTGCCGCCAAACCCCACTCTTCTTCAAGAGGCCCTTGATGGCTTCTCTCAGGCGGCGGAGAGCGAGTTCGGCTGCCTCGTCGTCCACGGGCGGGTAGCTGCGGCGACTGAGAAGTGGTGGCGCCTTGCACCGCAGGAGGTCGTGCTGCTCTCCGCCCTGATGCGGTCCCTCTCGGCCTCGGGCTCAGCCTCCTGCGATTACCCGGTCTTCCTTCCCAAGGGCAGCCCCACCGTGGCCCACCGCCTGCTTCGCTTCCAGCTGCTCCCCGGGGCAGACGTGTGCGTGCTGTGCGGCCCGACCCCTTCCCTGCACAGGGCCGAGAGCGGGCTGGTGGGTCGCTTCTGGACGCCCCTTGTGGAGACCCTCAGAGGCTGCCTGGCTATTGGAGAGCGCTGCTTACCCGGTTCCGTATCCCTGCGTCCCGACGTGCTGGCGGTTCTTCTCATCAACCGCGACGCACGTCGCTCGGTCTCTTTCGTGCGGACCGCCGCTGATCCTCAGCCCAGTGACCCTCCGTTGCCCTCCAAGGCCCGCTGCTGGGAGCTACTGAAGCTCTTCTACATCTTCAGCACGACGCGCTACTTCACGCAGGAGGAGACGTTGTCCGTCTCCCCAGAGGAGAGGGCTCAGAGAGGCCACAGTGAAGACTTTGCCCTTGGGTTCCCCCACCAGCCGCTCCAGTGCTATCTAGTCACAGAGGAGTGCAAAAGCTTTGGACTGCAGACGCCACAGCACCAGCTCTTCCTGCTCACCCCACTGTCGGTGCCCACCTTCGCACTGCGCGCGTTGGCCACGCAGACCCTCTCTGATATAGTTGCAGCCACTGGGTTTTAA
- the LOC117746007 gene encoding guanine nucleotide-binding protein G(I)/G(S)/G(O) subunit gamma-5: protein MSGSSNLVAMKKVVQQLRFEASINRVKVSQAAADLQQFCMQNAMQDPLLTGVSSSTNPFRPQRVCSFL, encoded by the exons ATGTCGGGTTCATCTAATCTGGTAGCCATGAAGAAGGTCGTCCAGCAGCTCCGCTTCGAGGCGAGCATCAACAGAGTGAAG GTCTCCCAGGCGGCTGCAGACCTTCAACAGTTCTGCATGCAGAACGCCATGCAGGACCCTCTGCTCACTGGCGTGTCCTCCAGCACCAACCCTTTCAGGCCACAGAGGGTCTGCTCCTTCTTGTGA